Proteins encoded together in one Cardiocondyla obscurior isolate alpha-2009 linkage group LG07, Cobs3.1, whole genome shotgun sequence window:
- the LOC139104074 gene encoding histone-lysine N-methyltransferase SETMAR-like: MDGNKEKIRYILQFFFDKGENVSQAVKIVNEVSGLITVTANYAQFWFRRFRCHNFDVKDAPRIGRPVMENSDKIMEMIEVDRHISSRSIAQELKIDHIIVLNHLHKAGFRKKLHVWVPHLFTIRVAPKHHAFSGIQLYEYNKLLQAHWEITVLF; this comes from the exons ATGGACGGcaataaagagaaaattcgctatattttacaatttttctttgataaaGGTGAAAACGTGAGCCAGGcggttaaaattgtaaatgaaGTTTCTGGACTTATTACTGTGACAGCTAATTACGCGCAATTTTGGTTTCGTCGATTCCGTTGCCATAATTTCGACGTTAAAGACGCACCTCGCATAGGAAGGCCCGTCATGGAAaacagcgataaaattatgGAAATGATTGAAGTAGACCGCCATATTAGCAGTCGCAGCATCGCTCAAGAACTGAAGATCGATCATATAATAGTATTAAATCATTTACATAAAGCTGGATTTCGGAAAAAGCTTCATGTTTGGGTGccacatttatttacaatacgTGTAGCACCTAAACATCATGCTTTTTCCGGAATCCagctttat GAGTATAATAAACTGCTGCAGGCTCATTGGGAAATAactgttttattttag